A window of the Jeotgalibacillus aurantiacus genome harbors these coding sequences:
- a CDS encoding aminoglycoside adenylyltransferase domain-containing protein, with translation MVTQLKSSSSDINDFIVNLQIGISDIIKDDLIGIYIHGSLAMGGFNPNSSDIDVLVVTNKLMTVQTKRELAKLLLMHSNSPFPVEISFLNKEQLKVWQHPCPYDFHYSEFWRERYANDLSNGTIEFLNCDVNVDADLAAHITITNNRGVCIYGRSIEKVFPLIPSSDYLSSILNDFEDCLENIEEDLIYCTLNLIRVYWYLTEGVISSKQEAGNWGLTALPKEIKNTVEKVVKCYSCDKNTYDFERNELVLLKNYISNNVQELLK, from the coding sequence ATGGTTACTCAGTTGAAATCGAGTTCATCCGATATAAATGATTTTATTGTGAATCTGCAAATAGGGATTTCAGACATAATCAAAGATGATTTGATTGGTATCTATATCCATGGTTCGTTAGCAATGGGAGGATTTAATCCGAACAGTAGTGATATTGATGTATTGGTCGTTACGAATAAGCTGATGACAGTTCAAACTAAAAGGGAATTAGCAAAACTCTTATTAATGCATTCTAATTCCCCATTCCCAGTTGAAATTAGCTTCCTGAATAAAGAGCAATTAAAGGTCTGGCAGCATCCTTGCCCATATGATTTTCATTATAGTGAATTTTGGAGAGAACGATATGCAAATGATTTATCAAATGGGACAATCGAATTCTTAAACTGTGATGTCAATGTCGATGCAGATTTAGCGGCTCATATTACCATCACTAATAATAGAGGGGTTTGTATATATGGTAGATCTATTGAAAAAGTTTTTCCTTTAATTCCATCCTCAGATTATCTTTCATCAATATTGAATGATTTTGAGGATTGTTTAGAAAATATTGAAGAGGACCTAATTTACTGTACGCTAAACTTGATTAGAGTTTATTGGTACCTAACAGAAGGAGTTATTTCTTCAAAACAAGAAGCTGGTAACTGGGGATTAACTGCATTGCCAAAAGAGATTAAAAATACAGTTGAAAAAGTGGTTAAATGTTATTCCTGTGATAAAAATACTTATGATTTTGAGAGAAATGAACTTGTGTTGTTAAAAAACTACATTTCAAACAATGTACAAGAGCTATTAAAATAA
- a CDS encoding quinone oxidoreductase family protein, giving the protein MKAIVLDRFGGPEVLKVKDVDVPSISLNEVLIKVKKTSVNFADIKNRTGKKAAGEFPLILGLDAAGIIESTGPGVKNLKRGQRVIAFPKHGSYAEYVVADEQLTFPIPDELDFDVAAACPIVSFLSYMLLKRVGRIEKGDTVLVHAASGGVGTTAIQLARILGAGTIIGTVGDEKKLNTVKEAGADYALTYDEFYKHVNEITNHQGADIILDSISGKISEESMNCLAPYGRLVHFGNSSGEVGTYLTKNLHFSCRSVLGFSFGTTRKKKPEMLKEVSEEVFKILSDGSLNIKIGEQFNLEDANQAHILMESRQHVGKILLKVDE; this is encoded by the coding sequence TTGAAAGCCATCGTATTAGATCGTTTTGGAGGTCCTGAGGTATTAAAGGTTAAAGACGTAGACGTTCCTTCCATTTCTCTTAATGAGGTATTGATAAAAGTTAAGAAAACGAGCGTGAATTTTGCGGATATTAAAAATCGAACTGGCAAAAAAGCAGCAGGTGAATTTCCGTTAATTCTGGGATTAGATGCTGCAGGAATAATAGAGAGCACTGGCCCGGGAGTTAAGAATTTGAAACGAGGCCAAAGGGTGATTGCGTTTCCTAAACATGGTTCATATGCAGAATATGTAGTAGCTGATGAGCAGCTTACATTTCCAATACCGGATGAACTTGACTTTGATGTCGCTGCTGCATGCCCGATTGTTTCTTTCCTGTCTTATATGTTATTAAAACGAGTTGGCAGGATTGAAAAAGGTGATACGGTGCTAGTCCACGCTGCTTCTGGTGGTGTCGGAACTACAGCCATTCAATTAGCCAGGATACTTGGCGCAGGAACCATTATTGGGACTGTTGGGGATGAAAAGAAACTTAATACAGTCAAAGAAGCTGGAGCGGATTACGCCTTGACGTATGATGAATTTTATAAACATGTAAATGAAATTACCAATCATCAGGGTGCCGATATCATATTGGACTCGATTTCAGGAAAGATATCTGAAGAAAGTATGAATTGTTTAGCACCTTATGGAAGGCTTGTTCATTTTGGGAACTCCAGTGGAGAAGTAGGTACCTATCTAACTAAAAACCTTCATTTCAGCTGCCGTTCCGTATTAGGATTTAGCTTTGGAACCACTCGAAAGAAAAAACCCGAGATGCTGAAAGAAGTTTCAGAAGAAGTATTCAAGATACTGTCAGATGGCAGCCTCAACATTAAAATCGGAGAACAATTTAATTTAGAAGATGCAAATCAAGCTCATATATTAATGGAATCACGGCAGCATGTGGGTAAGATCCTGTTGAAGGTAGACGAGTAG
- a CDS encoding class I SAM-dependent methyltransferase yields MTHMEKAKDHYRWQYFTDISHLHEHRKKALLTCTQDMQENPDRYIPVELPVLPFADQAFDILVSAHFLFTYADRLDFQFHLDTLNEFLRVTKEEIRLFPLIDLEGKRYEHLDRLIDYLQNKGYQVEEMNVPYEFQKGANMMLRIVK; encoded by the coding sequence ATGACTCATATGGAGAAGGCGAAGGATCATTATAGATGGCAGTACTTTACTGACATCAGTCATTTACATGAACATCGTAAAAAAGCTTTGCTGACCTGTACGCAGGATATGCAGGAAAATCCTGACCGTTATATTCCCGTTGAGCTACCCGTATTGCCATTTGCCGATCAAGCCTTTGATATCCTGGTATCCGCACACTTCCTGTTTACTTATGCTGACAGACTGGATTTCCAGTTTCATTTAGACACGCTAAATGAATTTCTAAGGGTGACCAAAGAAGAGATTAGACTCTTTCCTTTGATTGATTTAGAAGGAAAACGATACGAGCATTTAGATCGCCTCATAGACTATTTACAAAACAAAGGTTATCAGGTTGAAGAGATGAATGTGCCTTATGAGTTTCAAAAGGGTGCGAATATGATGTTGAGGATTGTGAAGTGA
- a CDS encoding alpha/beta hydrolase family protein, which yields MKETKLVELQKELFSLFELEKYDDIHLLIDQAQDGFPDRLEKTTFWRACAYAAQGNEQNAIAALNDGLHQGIWWNPLALTYDRHLKNLKDIEAFKLILDECQRILENHQHMSKPELFTYGHDQSDTGLFSLHMRGSNVETFAPYWFDDRLLGDLLLAFPQSSQVFGYNAYCWDNPSIAVNEITESFKDFKENFNTKQDIIAGASQGGKLAIELSFNGNTLSTKGFIAVIPAIQDVAALEGLLKGNTHDLKGCIITGDQDPFYKKTVEFVKLLEDNEFPCKLIVKEGLGHFFPDDFTELLREAVEFISKP from the coding sequence GTGAAGGAAACAAAGCTTGTTGAACTTCAAAAAGAACTTTTTAGCTTATTTGAATTAGAAAAGTACGATGACATTCATTTGTTGATTGATCAAGCCCAGGATGGTTTTCCCGATAGATTAGAGAAAACAACATTTTGGAGAGCTTGCGCTTATGCTGCTCAAGGAAACGAGCAAAACGCCATTGCAGCACTTAACGACGGTTTACATCAAGGAATATGGTGGAACCCTCTTGCGCTGACTTATGACCGGCACTTAAAAAACCTCAAAGACATCGAAGCGTTCAAATTGATTTTAGATGAGTGCCAGAGAATTTTAGAAAATCATCAACATATGTCTAAACCTGAACTGTTTACATACGGCCATGATCAGTCAGATACAGGGTTATTTTCGTTGCACATGCGGGGTTCTAATGTAGAGACCTTTGCTCCTTATTGGTTTGACGACCGTTTATTAGGTGACCTTCTCTTGGCATTTCCACAATCCTCTCAGGTATTCGGATATAACGCTTACTGCTGGGACAATCCAAGTATTGCGGTCAATGAAATTACCGAATCATTCAAGGATTTCAAAGAAAACTTCAATACAAAACAGGATATAATTGCGGGTGCATCTCAGGGTGGGAAATTAGCGATTGAACTCAGTTTTAATGGAAATACACTTAGCACAAAAGGATTTATAGCGGTCATTCCAGCCATTCAGGATGTGGCTGCTTTGGAAGGTTTGCTAAAGGGAAATACGCATGACCTTAAAGGCTGCATTATCACAGGAGATCAAGATCCTTTTTACAAGAAAACTGTCGAGTTCGTAAAGCTCTTAGAAGACAACGAATTTCCGTGCAAATTGATTGTTAAAGAAGGATTGGGCCACTTCTTTCCTGATGATTTTACTGAATTGTTGAGAGAAGCTGTTGAGTTTATCAGTAAGCCTTGA